A single genomic interval of Nocardioides nitrophenolicus harbors:
- a CDS encoding calcium-binding protein, whose protein sequence is MTAALGFLVVVPVSSTAASTPSASQDACHVADDHVFVRGVDKGAITQTVVAAGVPVSAAGTAGADVIVVTAAPPGATVATVSVDAGAGDDVVCALTTPTLLLGGAGDDVLATALGTSSMSGSLLDGGPGSDTVLGGPGPDVITGGTGDADLLDGGGGEDLVTYDTSSEPISARLPDAATSTPGSAVAIGDPPATADVLVGVEGVIGGQANDVLVGSSGDDRLAGGPGDDLVLGLAGDDRLGGGAGRDRVRGGSGDDSVGGGSGRDVLRGGAGEDRLTGLEDSDRLFGGRGRDVLWGGSGRDRLDGGPQRDYCRGNRGSDTARNCETRVQI, encoded by the coding sequence ATGACCGCCGCTCTCGGCTTCCTGGTCGTCGTACCGGTCTCCTCGACCGCGGCGTCGACCCCGTCGGCGTCGCAGGATGCCTGCCACGTCGCCGACGACCACGTGTTCGTGCGCGGTGTCGACAAGGGCGCGATCACCCAGACCGTCGTCGCCGCGGGCGTTCCCGTCTCCGCGGCAGGGACGGCCGGGGCCGACGTCATCGTGGTCACCGCGGCGCCGCCGGGGGCGACGGTCGCGACGGTGAGCGTGGACGCCGGCGCTGGCGACGACGTGGTCTGTGCGCTCACGACCCCGACCCTCCTCCTCGGGGGTGCGGGCGACGACGTGCTGGCCACGGCCCTGGGGACGAGCAGCATGTCGGGCAGTCTGCTCGACGGCGGGCCGGGCTCCGACACGGTGCTCGGCGGTCCGGGCCCCGACGTGATCACGGGCGGCACCGGCGACGCCGACCTGCTCGACGGCGGCGGTGGTGAGGACCTGGTCACCTACGACACCTCCTCCGAGCCGATCTCCGCGCGGCTGCCGGACGCCGCGACCTCGACGCCGGGCTCCGCCGTCGCGATCGGCGATCCGCCCGCCACCGCCGACGTGCTGGTCGGTGTCGAGGGGGTGATCGGGGGTCAGGCGAACGACGTGCTCGTCGGGAGCAGCGGTGACGACCGGCTCGCCGGCGGCCCGGGAGACGACCTGGTGCTGGGGCTCGCGGGAGACGACCGGCTGGGAGGCGGCGCGGGAAGGGACCGGGTGCGTGGCGGATCCGGTGACGACAGTGTCGGCGGCGGCTCCGGGCGCGACGTGCTTCGCGGCGGCGCGGGCGAGGACCGCCTCACCGGGCTGGAGGACTCCGACCGCCTGTTCGGCGGCCGGGGGCGCGACGTGCTCTGGGGTGGCAGCGGCCGGGACCGGTTGGACGGCGGCCCGCAGCGCGACTACTGCCGCGGCAACCGCGGCAGCGACACCGCGCGCAACTGCGAGACCCGGGTCCAGATCTGA
- a CDS encoding response regulator transcription factor: MSARTPVPHRVLVVDDDRAVRESLRRSLAFNGYDVHLAGDGAEALAGIGAVAPDVVVMDVMMPKLDGLEATRALRAAGNDVPILVLTARDAVGERVEGLDAGADDYLTKPFALEELLARLRALLRRVTPIEEGAEEEVLSFADLTMNVTTREVRRGSRLIELTRTEFTLLEMFLRRPRRVLDRSFILEEVWGYDFPTTANSLEVYVGYLRRKTEAEGEPRLIHTVRGIGYVLRATES, translated from the coding sequence GTGTCCGCCCGTACTCCCGTCCCGCACCGCGTCCTCGTCGTCGACGACGACCGTGCCGTCCGGGAGTCGCTGCGCCGCTCCCTCGCGTTCAACGGGTACGACGTCCACCTGGCCGGCGACGGCGCCGAGGCGCTGGCGGGGATCGGGGCGGTCGCGCCCGACGTCGTGGTGATGGACGTGATGATGCCCAAGCTCGACGGGCTCGAGGCGACCCGGGCGCTGCGGGCGGCGGGCAATGACGTGCCGATCCTGGTGCTGACCGCGCGCGACGCCGTCGGCGAGCGGGTCGAGGGGCTCGACGCGGGCGCCGACGACTACCTCACCAAGCCGTTCGCGCTCGAGGAGCTGCTCGCCCGGCTCCGCGCGCTGCTGCGCCGGGTGACGCCGATCGAGGAGGGCGCCGAGGAGGAGGTCCTCTCCTTCGCCGACCTGACCATGAACGTCACGACCCGCGAGGTGCGCCGCGGCAGTCGGCTGATCGAGCTGACCCGCACCGAGTTCACCCTGCTGGAGATGTTCCTGCGCCGCCCGCGCCGGGTGCTCGACCGCAGCTTCATCCTCGAGGAGGTCTGGGGCTACGACTTCCCCACCACCGCCAACTCCCTCGAGGTCTACGTCGGCTACCTGCGCCGCAAGACCGAGGCCGAGGGCGAGCCGCGGCTGATCCACACCGTCCGCGGCATCGGGTACGTCCTGCGCGCGACGGAGTCCTGA
- a CDS encoding sensor histidine kinase: MATSWSLAMGPGPDGRWHYRRSLASRVIWLTTIAVGMSVALVAVGAYITARVQMQDTLDNALVYRAEKAADSDTLLQVGSQGIPSWALGAGDVRIAILDYNERTLRILDRGPTLELGRSELEVAQGKSDRSLRTIELGGERYRVVAVPTQQSGLALIIAQPLEDQDRTLRRLGWVTIAFGFFGVLAAGLAGWAVASNGLRPVRRLSGSVEEIARTEDFTPLPVEGDDEVARLATAFNHLLVALDASRTRQRQLVADASHELRTPLTALRTNIDLLTMTARSADGFGGLPPDARDELLDDVRAQIEELTTLIGDLTELARDEPIPVQVEPVDLADVVDHAVQRVRRRAPGLEFEVFTRPWWVIGEDAELERAVTNLLDNAAKWSPKGGQVTVRLSDGVLTVDDQGPGIAEADRTRIFDRFWRSDDARTMPGSGLGLAIVRQVAARHSGSVQATANASGGARLVLKLPGRENNPHA; this comes from the coding sequence ATGGCGACCTCCTGGAGCCTGGCGATGGGCCCGGGCCCCGACGGACGCTGGCACTACCGCCGCTCGCTCGCGAGCCGGGTGATCTGGCTGACGACGATCGCGGTCGGCATGTCGGTCGCACTGGTGGCGGTGGGCGCCTACATCACGGCTCGGGTGCAGATGCAGGACACCCTCGACAACGCGCTCGTCTACCGAGCCGAGAAGGCGGCCGACTCCGACACCCTGCTGCAGGTGGGCTCGCAGGGCATCCCCTCGTGGGCCCTCGGCGCCGGCGACGTCCGGATCGCGATCCTCGACTACAACGAGCGCACCCTGCGGATCCTCGACCGCGGCCCGACCCTGGAGCTGGGCCGGTCCGAGCTCGAGGTGGCGCAGGGCAAGAGCGACCGCAGCCTGCGCACCATCGAGCTCGGCGGCGAGCGCTACCGCGTGGTCGCCGTACCCACCCAGCAGAGCGGGCTCGCGCTGATCATCGCCCAGCCGCTCGAGGACCAGGACCGCACGCTGCGCCGGCTGGGCTGGGTGACCATCGCGTTCGGCTTCTTCGGCGTCCTGGCCGCCGGGCTCGCCGGGTGGGCGGTCGCGAGCAACGGCCTGCGACCGGTGCGTCGGCTGAGCGGCTCGGTCGAGGAGATCGCCCGCACCGAGGACTTCACGCCGCTGCCCGTGGAGGGCGACGACGAGGTGGCCCGGTTGGCGACGGCGTTCAACCACCTCCTGGTCGCGCTCGACGCGAGCCGGACCCGGCAGCGCCAGCTGGTCGCCGACGCGAGCCACGAGCTGCGGACGCCGCTGACCGCGCTGCGCACCAACATCGACCTGCTGACCATGACCGCGCGCAGCGCCGACGGCTTCGGCGGCCTGCCGCCGGACGCCCGCGACGAGCTGCTCGACGACGTCCGGGCCCAGATCGAGGAGCTGACCACCCTCATCGGCGACCTCACCGAGCTCGCCCGCGACGAGCCGATCCCGGTCCAGGTCGAGCCGGTCGACCTGGCCGATGTCGTCGACCACGCCGTGCAGCGGGTACGCCGACGCGCCCCCGGCCTGGAGTTCGAGGTCTTCACCCGCCCGTGGTGGGTGATCGGCGAGGACGCCGAGCTGGAGCGCGCGGTGACCAACCTGCTCGACAACGCGGCCAAGTGGAGCCCGAAGGGCGGACAGGTGACCGTCCGGCTCAGTGACGGCGTGCTGACCGTCGACGACCAGGGCCCCGGCATCGCCGAGGCCGACCGGACCCGGATCTTCGACCGGTTCTGGCGCTCCGACGATGCCCGCACCATGCCCGGATCGGGTCTCGGCCTGGCGATCGTGCGCCAGGTCGCCGCCCGCCACTCGGGCTCGGTGCAGGCCACCGCCAACGCGAGCGGAGGCGCCCGCCTCGTGCTCAAGCTGCCCGGACGGGAGAACAACCCCCATGCCTGA
- a CDS encoding SRPBCC family protein gives MPVVQSRIRVPVPPEVAFAVSQTTGAVRRRWDVFIREQHFLDGATEPATGVRTFTRQRLGPSMVSRYVSYAPPRNVGMVMERGPWFFEKLGAGWRFEADGDGTLATWKYSFTCRPRFLAPVAERIGRVLLGREIRARIEGFARGCGDPVVLAAIRSGDAS, from the coding sequence GTGCCCGTCGTCCAGTCCCGGATCCGTGTCCCGGTCCCACCGGAGGTCGCGTTCGCGGTCTCCCAGACCACCGGCGCGGTGCGTCGGAGATGGGATGTGTTCATCCGCGAGCAGCACTTCCTCGACGGGGCGACCGAGCCGGCCACGGGCGTGCGGACCTTCACCCGGCAGCGGCTGGGGCCGTCGATGGTCAGCCGCTACGTCTCCTACGCCCCGCCCCGCAATGTCGGCATGGTGATGGAGCGGGGGCCCTGGTTCTTCGAGAAGCTCGGTGCCGGCTGGCGGTTCGAGGCCGACGGGGACGGCACCCTCGCCACCTGGAAGTACAGCTTCACCTGCCGGCCGCGCTTCCTCGCGCCCGTCGCGGAGCGGATCGGCCGGGTGCTGCTCGGCCGAGAGATCCGGGCGCGGATCGAGGGCTTCGCCCGTGGGTGCGGCGACCCGGTGGTGCTCGCCGCGATCCGGTCGGGCGACGCGAGCTGA
- the pabB gene encoding aminodeoxychorismate synthase component I translates to MVTQGDPAEAFARIQARHARCVWLDGGGARDWSRRRSMLAWLDEDDVSLTYDATTRQVTRHAGGRSAVVGEDPFAVLEAELAAGGRSDQWFGYFGYAARADLPAVPDPDLPDAVWLRPSHIREYEHPLVGQNLHLSGVATPDKRRNNRSTGDSDSPPPPAYAAAFATVQDHLHAGNSYEVNLTHRLRTASTLSPAAAYLRLRTLNPAPYAGFLQHDVDGARAWVLSSSPERYALIDEHRTIETKPIKGTTARGSTPAEDAAARDRLASDPKFRAENLMIVDLLRNDLALVCEVGSVEVPSLMDVESYASVHQLVSTVRGRLRDDVTTVAALRTLFPAGSMTGAPKLRTMEIIEEVEATPRGVYAGAFGWVSGDGRADLGVVIRTLTTAGGDYVLGTGGGITVASDVAEEWAETEWKAARLLQAINP, encoded by the coding sequence ATGGTGACCCAGGGCGACCCCGCCGAGGCGTTCGCCCGGATCCAGGCCCGCCATGCCCGCTGTGTCTGGCTCGACGGCGGCGGCGCGCGCGACTGGTCGCGGCGGCGCTCGATGCTCGCCTGGCTCGACGAGGACGACGTCTCCCTGACCTACGACGCGACCACCCGCCAGGTGACCCGGCATGCCGGCGGCCGCTCGGCGGTGGTCGGCGAGGATCCGTTCGCGGTCTTGGAGGCCGAGCTCGCCGCGGGCGGCCGGAGCGACCAGTGGTTCGGCTACTTCGGGTACGCCGCCCGTGCCGACCTGCCCGCCGTACCCGACCCGGACCTGCCCGACGCCGTGTGGCTGCGGCCCTCCCACATCCGCGAGTACGAGCACCCACTTGTCGGGCAGAACCTGCACTTGTCGGGCGTTGCAACGCCCGACAAGCGTCGGAACAACCGGTCGACCGGCGATTCCGACAGCCCCCCGCCGCCGGCCTACGCCGCCGCCTTCGCGACCGTCCAGGACCACCTGCACGCCGGCAACTCCTACGAGGTCAACCTCACCCACCGGCTCCGCACGGCCAGCACGCTGAGCCCGGCGGCGGCGTACCTCCGGCTGCGGACGCTCAACCCGGCGCCGTACGCCGGCTTCCTGCAGCACGACGTCGACGGGGCCCGGGCCTGGGTGCTCAGCTCGTCGCCGGAGCGCTACGCCCTCATCGACGAGCACCGCACGATCGAGACCAAGCCGATCAAGGGCACCACCGCCCGCGGCAGCACTCCCGCCGAGGACGCCGCCGCGCGGGACCGGCTCGCGAGCGACCCTAAGTTCCGGGCCGAGAACCTGATGATCGTCGACCTGCTGCGCAACGACCTCGCCCTGGTCTGCGAGGTCGGCTCGGTCGAGGTGCCGTCGTTGATGGACGTCGAGTCCTATGCCTCCGTGCACCAGCTGGTCTCCACGGTCCGGGGCAGGCTCCGCGACGACGTCACCACGGTCGCCGCGCTCCGCACGCTGTTCCCGGCCGGCTCGATGACCGGCGCCCCCAAGCTGCGGACCATGGAGATCATCGAGGAGGTCGAGGCCACCCCGCGCGGGGTGTACGCCGGCGCCTTCGGCTGGGTGTCCGGCGACGGTCGCGCCGACCTGGGCGTGGTGATCCGCACTCTCACGACCGCCGGTGGGGACTACGTGCTCGGGACGGGTGGCGGGATCACCGTCGCGAGCGACGTGGCCGAGGAGTGGGCCGAGACCGAGTGGAAGGCCGCCCGGCTGCTGCAGGCGATCAACCCCTGA
- a CDS encoding anthranilate synthase component II, with the protein MSSPDVLVVDHRDSYTWNLVHLVAGVTGVLPTVIQWDDPVDLAAYSHIVLSPGPGHPSEYAWSFDEERPVLGVCLGMQAMVVAFGGEVGRVEPAHGTVEVVRHDGRGVYAGLPDPIAAVRYHSLAATRLPDELEASAWAADGTVMGVRHRVLPIEGVQFHPESVLSEHGARLVANFLAVGR; encoded by the coding sequence ATGAGCAGCCCCGACGTACTAGTCGTAGACCACCGCGACTCCTACACCTGGAACCTGGTCCACCTCGTGGCGGGCGTGACCGGCGTCCTGCCGACGGTCATCCAGTGGGACGACCCGGTCGACCTCGCGGCGTACTCCCACATCGTGCTGTCGCCGGGGCCCGGCCACCCCAGCGAGTACGCCTGGAGCTTCGACGAGGAGCGGCCGGTGCTGGGGGTGTGCCTCGGCATGCAGGCCATGGTCGTGGCGTTCGGCGGCGAGGTCGGGCGGGTGGAGCCGGCCCACGGAACGGTCGAGGTGGTGCGCCATGACGGGCGTGGCGTGTACGCCGGCCTGCCGGACCCGATCGCCGCGGTCCGCTACCACTCGCTGGCGGCGACCCGGCTGCCCGACGAGCTCGAGGCGAGCGCCTGGGCCGCCGACGGGACGGTGATGGGGGTGCGACACCGGGTGCTGCCGATCGAAGGCGTCCAGTTCCACCCGGAGTCGGTGCTGTCGGAGCACGGCGCGAGGCTGGTCGCGAACTTCCTCGCCGTGGGACGCTGA
- a CDS encoding transglutaminase-like domain-containing protein, which yields MELIAGPPAAYLAADDVVEATAPEVVALASRLGAGVLDDASFAAAAFAWVRDEIAHAGDAGDPRFAVTATEVLADGVGWCYAKAHLLAAVLRAGGVPTGLCYQRLADGPGHVLHGLVAVHLDGDWHRQDPRGNKPGVAAEFALGEERLAWPVDPALGEADLPQVHVVPAAGVVAALRRGELAVEP from the coding sequence GTGGAGCTGATCGCGGGCCCGCCCGCCGCCTATCTCGCGGCCGATGACGTCGTCGAGGCCACCGCCCCGGAGGTGGTGGCTCTCGCGTCGCGGCTGGGGGCGGGCGTCCTGGACGACGCCTCCTTCGCGGCGGCGGCCTTCGCCTGGGTGCGCGACGAGATCGCCCATGCCGGTGACGCCGGCGATCCGCGGTTCGCGGTCACCGCGACCGAGGTGCTCGCGGACGGGGTGGGTTGGTGCTACGCCAAGGCGCACCTGCTCGCGGCCGTGCTGCGCGCCGGCGGCGTCCCCACCGGGCTGTGCTACCAGCGCCTGGCCGACGGCCCCGGTCACGTCCTGCACGGCCTGGTGGCCGTCCACCTCGACGGCGACTGGCACCGCCAGGACCCGCGCGGCAACAAGCCCGGCGTCGCGGCGGAGTTCGCGCTCGGCGAGGAGCGGCTGGCCTGGCCGGTCGACCCCGCGCTCGGAGAGGCGGACCTGCCGCAGGTGCACGTCGTACCGGCCGCGGGGGTGGTCGCGGCACTGCGGCGGGGTGAGCTGGCGGTCGAGCCGTGA
- a CDS encoding anthranilate synthase family protein, with translation MTETSLTAREAITAVQGHEAWAIIRRSTRAGDRDTVGVLGGTRSVVESIMDIPLETGVPEPGHICDRLVAVPFRQVGERGFEAHDDGTPLVVVDVRSEHEFSVADVIDAIDPVEVEFTDRGGFETSDEEYAKIVAAIIDGEIGQGEGANLVIGRNYRAVVADFGPDVALTVFRRLLERERGAYWTFVFFTGDRFLIGASPERHVSVHGGDVRMNPISGTFHLRPPAGETRSTEARMREFLKDEKEIYELFMVVDEELKMMCDICTEGGQVLGPFLKPMTHLIHTEYLLAGRTTRDVREVLRDTMYAATVTGSPVENACRLIKQYEPEGRGYYASALAIFGRDEEGEPVLDSPIVLRTADVSVTGELKVTAGATLVRDSVPAYEVAETHAKAGGILSAFGLVPPAPVPTTDIATLVADEEVLIALNARNSRLSGFWLADQAGTPVDPRLAGKSAVILDGEDDFVNMLRHMLARMGMTSEVVRHEEYVDGVLDGFDLVIVGPGPGDPRDDADPKMGQLRAAVAWLLAHERPFVAVCLGHQALCHQLGIPLAYKDIVFQGTQATVLLDGRPQKVGFYNTFVGRVSDDLALPAGVRVDADPETGDVNALSGPHYRGVQFHAESILTERGFDIVHDLVSGVLL, from the coding sequence ATGACTGAGACCAGCCTCACCGCCCGGGAAGCCATCACGGCCGTCCAGGGGCACGAGGCCTGGGCGATCATCCGGCGCTCCACCCGGGCGGGTGACCGCGACACCGTCGGCGTGCTCGGCGGGACCCGCAGCGTCGTCGAGTCGATCATGGACATCCCGCTCGAGACGGGGGTCCCGGAGCCGGGGCACATCTGCGACCGGCTGGTGGCCGTCCCCTTCCGCCAGGTCGGCGAGCGGGGCTTCGAGGCCCACGACGACGGCACCCCGCTGGTGGTGGTCGACGTACGCAGCGAGCACGAGTTCTCCGTGGCCGACGTCATCGACGCGATCGACCCGGTCGAGGTGGAGTTCACCGACCGCGGCGGCTTCGAGACCTCCGACGAGGAGTACGCCAAGATCGTCGCGGCGATCATCGACGGCGAGATCGGCCAGGGCGAGGGCGCCAACCTCGTCATCGGCCGCAACTACCGCGCCGTCGTCGCCGACTTCGGCCCCGACGTGGCGCTGACCGTGTTCCGCCGGTTGCTCGAGCGCGAGCGTGGCGCGTACTGGACCTTCGTCTTCTTCACCGGCGACCGCTTCCTGATCGGCGCCTCGCCCGAGCGGCACGTGTCGGTCCACGGTGGCGACGTGCGGATGAACCCGATCTCCGGCACCTTCCACCTGCGCCCGCCCGCCGGCGAGACCCGCAGCACCGAGGCCCGGATGCGGGAGTTCCTCAAGGACGAGAAGGAGATCTACGAGCTCTTCATGGTCGTCGACGAGGAGCTCAAGATGATGTGCGACATCTGCACCGAGGGCGGCCAGGTGCTCGGCCCGTTCCTCAAGCCGATGACCCACCTGATCCACACCGAGTACCTGCTCGCCGGCCGTACGACGCGCGACGTCCGTGAGGTCCTGCGCGACACGATGTACGCCGCCACGGTCACCGGCTCGCCCGTCGAGAACGCCTGCCGGCTGATCAAGCAGTACGAGCCGGAGGGCCGCGGCTACTACGCGTCGGCGCTGGCGATCTTCGGCCGCGACGAGGAGGGCGAGCCGGTCCTCGACAGCCCGATCGTGCTGCGCACCGCCGACGTCTCGGTCACGGGCGAGCTGAAGGTGACCGCCGGTGCCACGCTGGTGCGCGACTCCGTGCCGGCGTACGAGGTCGCCGAGACGCACGCCAAGGCCGGCGGCATCCTGTCCGCGTTCGGCCTGGTCCCGCCGGCACCCGTACCCACCACGGACATCGCCACCCTCGTCGCCGACGAGGAGGTGCTGATCGCGCTCAACGCCCGCAACAGCCGGCTCTCCGGCTTCTGGCTCGCCGACCAGGCCGGTACGCCGGTCGACCCGCGCCTGGCCGGGAAGTCCGCGGTCATCCTCGACGGCGAGGACGACTTCGTGAACATGCTGCGCCACATGCTCGCCCGGATGGGCATGACGAGCGAGGTGGTCCGTCATGAGGAGTACGTCGACGGCGTACTCGACGGCTTCGACCTGGTCATCGTCGGTCCCGGCCCCGGCGACCCCCGCGACGACGCCGACCCCAAGATGGGCCAGCTCCGCGCGGCCGTGGCCTGGCTGCTGGCCCACGAGCGGCCGTTCGTCGCGGTCTGCCTCGGACATCAGGCGCTGTGCCACCAGCTCGGGATCCCGCTCGCCTACAAGGACATCGTCTTCCAGGGCACCCAGGCCACGGTGCTGCTCGACGGGCGCCCGCAGAAGGTCGGCTTCTACAACACCTTCGTCGGCCGGGTGTCCGACGACCTGGCGCTCCCCGCGGGGGTGCGGGTCGACGCCGACCCCGAGACGGGTGACGTCAACGCGCTCTCCGGTCCGCACTACCGGGGCGTGCAGTTCCATGCGGAGTCGATCCTCACCGAGCGCGGCTTCGACATCGTCCACGACCTGGTCTCCGGCGTCCTGCTCTAG
- a CDS encoding substrate-binding periplasmic protein: MAIVPLAISCSVGGGGGSRESSEGATDPSCALDGDLVIGTASPPRTPWVDGDPADGSGFEAALIKELVRRLEVDADRVRMVSVPDGEVVNAAERFDIGVGQYRESSAAGVAYSRGYYRVPQAVVTTRKEVRPTSRAELRATEVAVVAGSAGALLATRGSPRAKVTSYGDLGSVSDALRDRREATAIVDLPDADELMARVPAARLVGLARSPGKGAPQLRIALPAGSGLVGCVDRVLDDLEAEGVLRALDERWLRDAWKATTLR, from the coding sequence GTGGCGATCGTCCCGCTGGCGATCTCGTGCTCCGTCGGAGGCGGCGGTGGGAGCCGGGAGTCCTCGGAGGGTGCGACGGATCCGAGCTGTGCTCTCGATGGTGATCTGGTCATCGGGACGGCGTCGCCACCGCGGACGCCCTGGGTCGACGGCGACCCTGCGGACGGCAGCGGCTTCGAGGCGGCGCTGATCAAGGAGCTCGTCCGGCGCCTCGAGGTCGACGCCGATCGGGTGCGCATGGTCTCGGTCCCGGACGGCGAGGTCGTCAACGCCGCGGAACGCTTCGACATCGGCGTCGGGCAGTACCGGGAGTCTTCGGCGGCCGGTGTCGCGTATTCACGGGGCTACTACCGCGTGCCGCAGGCGGTCGTGACGACGCGGAAGGAGGTCCGACCGACGAGCCGCGCCGAGCTCCGTGCGACCGAGGTCGCCGTGGTGGCCGGCTCGGCCGGCGCGCTCCTCGCGACGCGAGGCTCGCCGCGAGCCAAGGTCACGTCGTACGGCGACCTCGGCTCAGTGTCCGACGCGTTGCGCGATCGCCGGGAGGCGACCGCCATCGTCGATCTCCCGGACGCCGATGAGCTGATGGCACGGGTTCCGGCTGCCCGGCTGGTCGGGCTTGCCAGGTCGCCGGGCAAGGGCGCACCTCAGCTGCGCATCGCGCTGCCCGCCGGCAGCGGACTCGTGGGCTGCGTCGACCGGGTCCTCGACGATCTCGAGGCCGAGGGAGTCCTCCGGGCGTTGGACGAGCGTTGGCTCCGCGATGCCTGGAAGGCGACGACGTTGCGCTAG